DNA sequence from the Caulobacter segnis genome:
AGGCCGAGCACCGCGCCCATGGCGTCGACCTGCGCCTGGGCGCGCGTGTCGACTGCCTGGAAGGCGAGGGCGGTCGCGTCACGGGCGTGCGACTGGCCGGCGGCGAGGTCGTGGCGGCCCAGATGGTCATCGTCGGCATCGGCATCGAACCCTCGGTCGCGCCGCTGCTGGCGGCCGGGGCGGAGGGCGGCAACGGCGTCGCGGTCGACGGCCTGTGCCGGACCAGCCTGGCCGACGTCTTCGCCATCGGCGACTGCGCCCTGCACGCCAATCGCTATGCCGACGGCGCGGCGATCCGGCTGGAGTCGGTGCAGAACGCCAACGACCAGGCCTCTGTCGCCGCCGCCCAGATCCGGGGCGCGAGCCCGGCGCCCTACGACGCCGTCCCCTGGTTCTGGTCCAACCAGTACGACCTGAAGCTCCAGACCGTGGGCCTGTCGATCGGCCATGACGAAGCGGTAGTGCGGGGCGACCCCGGCGCGCGGTCGTTCTCGGTGATCTACCTGCGCCAGGGGCGGGTGGCGGCGCTGGACTGCGTCAACGCGGTCAAGGACTACGTCCAGGGCCGCAAGCTGGTGGTCGACGGCGCCCGCATCGCGCCCGCCGACCTGGCCGACACTGCCATTCCGCTCAAGGAAATGGGGGCTTTGGCGCTTTAAAACTATTGTCATTAGGTTTTTGCGTGCTAGGCTCCTGGCAACGATAAAGGGAGGCGATCATGGATATCGTCGCGGAACGAAAGCCGGCCGAGCGCAAGGTCACGACCCTGGCCGCGCTTACCGAAAACCAGCAGGCGGCCATCCGCCTGATCCCGGCCGAGGTCGACGCGGTCGTCGAGCCGCTGGAGGCCACCCGGCCCAACGCCATCTTCACCGGCCGCGAGCGGTTCGACGCCGAGCAGGCGAGGATCTTCCGCCGCTATCCCGCGCCGGTCACGGTGTCGGCCCTGCTGCCCGAGCCGGGCATGGTCATGGCGCATGACGGCTATGGCGTGCCGCTGCTGATCTCCCGCACCAAGTCGGGCGAGATCAAGGCGTTCCTCAACGCCTGCCAGCACAAGGGCTCCAAGCTGCTGGAGGACTGCGAGGTCCACAAGCGCGGCCGCGTCACCTGTCCGTATCACGCCTGGACCTACGGGATCGACGGCAAGCTGATCGGCGTGGCGCGAAACGAGGCCTTCCTCAATCTCGACAAGAGCGAGCGCGGCCTGGTCGAGTTGCCGGCCCGCGAGTGGGGCGGGATCGTCTACGTCCAGTTGGACCGCACGCGCGAGGCCGACTGGTCGCAACTGCACGACCAGATCGCCGCCGACTTCACCGCCCTAGGCATCCCCGACGCCTTCGTCTACGGCCGCAAGACCTTCGAGCTGAAGGCCAACTGGAAGGTCATCCTGGAGCCGTTCCTGGAGGGCTATCACGTCCAGCGGCTGCACGCGGCGTCGATCGGCGACCTGTTCCAGGACGCGCCCAACATCGTCGACCTGTTCGGCCCCAATATCCGTCAGGTGTCCGGCCGCATCGGCTATGTCCCGGCGATGCTGGACGAGGACCCAGGCCAGAACATCCACAAGCTGGTGACCCACGCCTACACGGCGTTCCCCAACTGCGTGGTGGTGACCAGCCAGTACTACACCAGCGTGATGATCCTGATGCCGCGCGACACGGGTCGCACGACGGTCGAGTACTTCATGCTGACCCCGGGCGCGCCGACCACGGACAAGGCCCGTGAGGTGTTCGAGCGCTCGTACGAGCTGATCCTGAGCGTGTTCGGCGGCGAGGACTTCCGCGCGGCCGAGATCAGCCAGGTCGGGCTGGAGGCGGGCGTGCCCGAAACCACCGTCTACTGCGGGCTCGAGAGCAACATCGTCCGCTACTACGAGGCGCTCGAGGCGCTGCTCTAAGACCGACGAAGCGAGCCGGCGAAGACCGGTCCAAGGGAGAGAACATGGCGCAGACCTTGTCCGGAGCGCTCGCCTGGTGGGCGCGGATGCGGCCCGACCAGCCGGCCGTCGTGCTGGGCGGCGAGACGCTGACCTACGCCGCCTACAAGGCCTGGTCCGACCGGATTGCGGCCCTGCTGATCGCCGACGGCCTGGAGCCTGGCGACCGGGTGGCGATCTGCTCGCTGAACAGCCTGGCCTATTGCGCCCTGATCATGGGGATCATCCGGGCGGGCGGCGTCGTGAGCCCGGTGAATTTCCGCTACACCGTCCGCGAGATCGGCGAGCTGTGCGAGGACACCGAGCCGCGCTTCGCCTTCGCCGCCCCCGAATTCGCCGACAAGATGCAGGTGGCCGGTCCGCCGGTGCGCGCCATGGCCGAGATCGAGGCCCTGCGCGACGGTGAAGCCGTTCAGGTCGAGCGCGACGTCGATCCCGACGCCCGCGTGGTGATCATCGCCACCTCGGGCTCGACGGCCAAGCCCAAGGGCGTGGTCTTTACCAACCGCTCGATGACCGCCTACGCCGCCAACTGGGCGACCGAGGAGACATCGACCGCGCCCGGCTCGCGGATCATCAGCCTGGCGCCGCTGAACACCTCGGCCGGCTTCGTGCAGTTGATGCACTACATCGCCCAGGGCTGCTCGATCTTCATGGTCCCGCAGTTCGTGGCGGCCGACACCCTCAAGCTGATCCAGGCGCAGAAGATCACCTGTTTCGCTGCGGTGCCGGTGTTCTTCGAGGCGATCGCGGCCCTGCCGGAGTTCGACGACGCGGACCTCTCCTCGATCCGCCTGGCCACGGTCGGCGGGGCGCGGGTCAGCCGGGCGCTCTTGGAGCGCTACAAGGCCAAGGGCGTTATCCTGCGCCAGATCTACGGCCAGACAGAGGTGGGCGGCAACGCCACCATCATGCCCGCGCACCTGGCCCTGTCGGAGCCCGACAAGTGCGGCTGGGGCGGCCTCTTCATCGATCTGCGGGTCGTGCGTCCGGACGGCAGCGACTGCGCGCCCGGCGAGCCCGGCGAGATCCTGATGCGCTCGCCCGGCATGATGAAGGAGTACTGGCGCAATCCCGAGGCCACGGCCCAGGCGATCCGCGACGGCTGGCTGCACTCGGGCGACATCGGGATGCTGGACGAGCGCGGCCTGCTGACCTTTGTCGACCGGCTGAAGGACCTGATCATCTCGGGCGGGCTGAACATCTCGGCGGCCGAGGTCGAACGGGTGGTCTGCGAGTTTCACGGCGTGGTCGAGGCCCTGGTCATCGCCGCCCCAGATCCGAAGTTCGGCGAGACCCCGATGGTCGTCTATCACGGCCCGGTCGAGATCGATGTCGAGGCGCTGATCGCCCACTGCAACGAGAACCTCTCGAACTACAAGGTGCCGCGCTACGTGGCCTATTCGGCCGAGCCGCTGCCGCGCCTGGCCACCGGAAAACTGTCCAAGCCCGCCGTCCGCGAAGCCTATGCGGGCGCGCACAAGACCCTAGCCCGCGTCCGCTGAGAGGACCCGCTCCCATGAACGCTCCCACGACCATCGCCGCCAACCAGCCGGCGCATGTTCCCGATCACCTGGTGTTCGACTTCGACATCTATGGCGATCCCCGCATCGGCCAGGACGTCCAGGGCGACTACGCCAGGACCCTGGCCGACGCGCCCGATCTCTTCTGGACAAACCGCAACGGCGGCCACTGGATCGCCAAGGGCTTCGACGCCATCACCGCGGTGGTCACCGATCCCGAGCACTTCTCGGTGCGCGAGATGCAGATTCCCCGGGTCGAGAACCCGCCGTTCTTCATCCCGCTGAGCCTGGATCCGCCGGAGAACCTGCCCTACCGCCGCGCGATGATGCCGATGTTCGGCCCCGTCGCCGTCAAGGCCCTGGAACCGCGCATCCGCGAGCTGGCCGGCCAGATCGTCGACCGCGTCGTGGCCGAGGGGGGCTGCGATTTCCAGGTCCAGGTCTCGAAGATCTTCCCGGTGACGGTGTTCATGGAGCTGATGGGCATGGACCTGTCGCGGCTCCAGGAGTTCCGGCGCCTGGCCGAGGGCTTCTTCGAGGTCCAGAACGACGCCGCCGAACTGGGCCGTCTCAGCGCCGAGATCCTGGGCACGCTGAAGGCCCTGATCGACGAGAAGCGGGCCAATCCCGACGACAAGCTGATGAGCCACTTCATCACCGTCGACATCGATGGGCGCACCATGAGCGAGGACGAGATCCTGGCCATGAGCTTCGTGCTGTTCCTGGGCGGCATGGACACGGTCACCAACGTCACCGGTTTCGCCTTCCAGCAACTGGCCCAGATGCCGGACGTCCAGGCCCGCCTGGTCGCCGATCCCTCGCTGGCCCAGGCCTTCGCCGACGAGGCCGTGCGCCTGTATGGCGTGGTCAACACCCCGCGTCTGGTGGTCAAGGATCGCGACATCGGCGAGGCCCGTCTGCGCGAAGGCGAGATGGTGCTGAACGTCCTGTGCGTCGGCAGCCGCGACCCGCGCAAGTTCGATGCGCCCAACGCCTTCGACCTGGACCGCAAGCGCGTCGCGCACCTGACCTTCTCGTCGGGCCCCCACCTGTGTGTCGGTCACGTGCTGGGCCGCGCGGAGATCAAGATCCTGGCCGAGGAGTGGACCAGGCGGATCCCAGCCTTCGAGCCCACGCCCGGCGAGCGTCACGCGTTCCGCATGGGCACGGTGATGGCGCTGGAGTCGCTGCCGCTGCGATGGCCGGCGGCCTAGAGCCTCAGGCCCCCTCGAACTGGACGCTGTCGCTGACCGGCTGGCCCAGCGAGCCCCGGCGATGGCGTTCGGCGACGCCCGTGAAGAAGATCCGCACCGTCTCCACGAACAGCGCCTCCTCGTCTTCGAACGGGTTGGCGTCGAGGGCGCGGGCCAGGCGCGGCAGCTTCTCGCGGTCGGCCTCGGGCATCGGCGGGATGCCGCGCGCCTGGGCGGCGGCCGCGAACAGGGCCGAGCCGAAGGTCAGCTTCTCGGTGCCCTCGATCACCGCCATGTGGAACTCGGGCGGGTAGGGGTCGCTGGCGGCGGCCTCGTTATAGGCGCTCAGCAGCAGATGGCGCGGGAAGAACTGCAGCATCAGCAGCGCCGCGTTCGGGTGGCGCAGCAGCGACCGCCGCGCCGACACGCACAGCATGACGATCCGCTCCTCGTAGGGCAGCTCGGTCTTTTCCATCCCCGGCAGGTTCAGCAGCAGCAGGCGCGCCACCTCCTCCAGCAGCGCGGCCTTGTCGGCGAAGTGGTGGTACAGCGACGGCGCCTGCACGCCCATCTTGGTCGCCACCCGCGCCAGGCTGAAGCTGGACAGTCCTACCTCGTCGATCACGGCCAGGGCCGCCTCTGCGGCGCTGCTGCGGGAGATCAGGGGAGAGGAGGGGCGTGCCAAAAAACTGTCCTGACGTTCGACGGATTCTCATTTTTGCATCCGCTCCGCCGCGGCTCAAGCCGGCGTTCCGCCGTCCAGTCTGCAACGTCCGGGCGATCTCGTCCTTAAAACTAATCAATCGATGAAGTAATTCAGATCAAGCCCGTTGACCTTCAATCTACGATCATTAGGATTATCCCCAGGTCCCGGCAGTGGACCATGGGAGAGGGAGCTTCCGGATGACGGGGAAAGCATATCGCGCGGGCCTCATGGCGGCCTGCGCCGCATTGGCCCTGGGCGCCGAGATGGCGGTGGTCACTCAGGCGTTCGCCAACGAAACCACGCAAGGAGTGGCCGCGCCGGCCAACGAGCAGGCCGCCCGCCCGGGCGTGACCTCGGTGGACGAGATCATCGTCACCGCGCGGCGGCGCGACGAGCGCCTAATCGACGCCCCGGTGGCCATCTCGGCCATCGGCGGCAAGGCCCTGGCCACCTATTCGGTCACCCGGGTGTCGGACCTGGCGACGATGGTGCCCAGCCTGATCGCCGGCAAGGCGGCCTCGGGCTCGTCGGCCAGCATCTTCCTGCGCGGCGTCGGTTCGACGGCGCTAAGCGCGGGCTTCGACCAGTCGGTGTCGTTCGTGATGGACGGCTTGCCGATGAGCCGGGGCCGTGAGCTGAGCCTGCCGCAATACGACGTCCAGCGCGTCGAGGTGCTGAAAGGTCCTCAGGCGCTGTTCTACGGCAAGAACACCACGGGCGGCCTGATCAGCATCGTCACCAACGGCCCGACCGCCACGCCCGAGGCCGGGATCAAGGCCGGCTACGGCTTCAAGGCGCGCGAGCGCTATGTCGAGGGCTATGTCTCCGGTCCGCTGAGCGACACGCTGCGCGCCCGCCTGGCTGGCCGTTACTCGAAGTCGGACGGCGCCTTCACCAACAGCGCCGCCGAGACCTACACCGACCCGCTGGGCATGCAGCGCCACCGCAACGCCAAGAAGCGCGGTGGCCAGGAGGTGTTCAGCGCCCGGGGCACGGTCGACTGGGACGCCGCGCCCAACCTGACCTTCCAGCTCAAGGCCGGTCTGACGGACCTGAAGGACGGCGGCCCGACCGATGTCCTCGAGCGCATCTGCGGCGGCGGCCGCACCACGCCGTTCGCGGCCAACGGCATTCCGCCCAGCCCGAACGCCGACTGCAAGATCAACGGGGTGAGCGACAGCTCGAGCATTCCGAGCCAGGTGGCCAAGGCCAACTACCGCTACGCCCGTGACGGCAAGATGTACGCCGACTTCGCCTCGCAGTTCGCGGCCCTGACCAGCAATCTGACGGCGGGCAAGTTCGGGATCACCTCGATCACGTCTTACTACCACTTCAAACAGACGGACCTGAATAACGTCGCCGGCGAGGCCTATCCGGCCACCTTCACCCAGCTGGCCGACTTCGAGCAGTTCGCCGAGGAGGTGCGCTTTCAGTCGAAGTTCGAAGGGCCGTTCAACGTGCTGTTCGGGGCCTTCTGGTCGAAGGGCGATTTCGACTTCAACACCGACGCCTACATCTTCCCGGTGCCGCTGGATCCCAGCACCGGAACCTATACGACCTTCAAGCGCGACAACGGCTTCAAGAGCGAGTCCTTCTCGGTCTTCGGCGAAGGCACGCTGAACCTGTCGGACAAGCTGGAACTGGCGGGCGGCGCGCGCTGGTCGCACGAAGCGCGCGATTCCTACCAGTACGCGCTACCGGCCCACATCGCCTTCGCCGCGGCCTTCCCGGGCAACATCCGGTTCAAGGACAAGTTCAAGGACGACAACCTCTCGCCGCAGATCAGCGTCCGCTACAAGCCAGAGACCGACACCACGCTCTACGCGGCCTACAAGCAGGGCTTCAAGTCTGGCGGCTTCAACATCTCGCAGGCGCTCAGCGCCGCCGCCAGCGTCGACGCCGGCCGGTTCGGCAGCGAGACGGCTGAGGGCGGCGAGGTCGGCCTGCGCACGATCCAGTTCGGGCACGACCTGTCGCTGAACGTCACCGCGTTCCAGTACACCTACAAGGACCTGCAGGTTCAGACCTTCGATCCGCAGTCGGTGTCACTGATCGCCGACAACGCCGGCAAGCTGCGCACGCGCGGCGTCGAGGCCGATTTCAACTACCGCGTCTCGTCCGCGCCGGGCCTCAGCATACGGGGCGCGGCGGCCTATAACGACGTGCAGTACATGGACTATGTCGGCCAGTGCTACAGCGGCCAGACCATCGCCCAGGGCTGCAACAGGCAACTGGTGGCCGGGGCCTATTCCGCCCAGGACTACAACGGCCGCACCCCGCCCAAGGCGCCCAAGTTCGCCGGCCGGTTCGGGGCCAGCTACGAGCGCGAGGTGTCGTCCAGCGCCACCCTGCGCCTGTCGGGCGATGTCAGCCGTACGTCCAAGTACAACTTCACCGACACGCTGCGTCCCGATGGCTGGCAGTCCGGCTACACCAAGGTCGACGCCTCCATCAGCATCAGCGGGCCGGAGGATCGCTGGACCCTGGCCCTGATCGGCAAGAACCTGACGAACGAGCTGGTGGTCACCTCGGCCAACGACATCCCGTTCGCCGGCGGCACGGGCACCGGCACCAACACCGGCGTCCTGGCCGACATGTCCGCCTTCGTCGAGAACCCGCGCGAGATCCTGCTGGAGCTGTCGCTGAAGTTCTGAACCCCCAGCGAGCGGGCACTCCCCCGTCCGTTCGCTCCCAGCTACGTGAAACGATCGAAAGACCCCCGTGCCCAGCCTCACTGTCATCACGCGCGACGAGACCCGACACCAGATCGAGGCCGAGGTCGGTCTCAGCGTCATGGAGATCATCCGCCGCGCCGGCTTCGACGAACTGGTGGCGCTGTGCGGCGGCTGCTGTTCCTGCGCGACCTGCCACGTCTATGTGAAGGCCGAGCACCTGGACCGCCTGGCGCCCATGGCCGGCGACGAGAACGACCTGCTCGACAGCTCCGAACATCGCGGCGACCGCTCGCGCCTGTCCTGCCAGCTGAAATTCGAAGCGGCGATGGACGGTCTGGAAGTGGCGATCGCGCCCGAAGACTGATCCGCCTTTGACATCGGGAGACCAGGCCATGGCCGACTACGACTACGTGATCGCCGGCGCCGGGGCGGCCGGCTGCGTGCTGGCCTATCGGCTGAGTCAGGACCCGTCGGTGCGGGTGGCCCTGATCGAGGCCGGTCCGCGCGACAACCACCCCTTCATCTCCATGCCCAAGGGCCTGGCCAAGGTGATGCAGGACCCCAAGCACCTGTGGGCCTACGCCAGCCGTCCCGAGGCCTCCACCGCCGGCCAGTCCGAGGTGTGGGTGCGCGGGCGCGTGCTGGGCGGGTCCACCTCGGTCAACGGCATGATGTACGTGCGCGGCCAGCCGGCGGACTTCGAGGCCATCGCCGAGGTGTCCAGCGACGACTGGCGCTGGGAGCACATCCAGGAGGCCTATCGCGCCCTGGAGGACCACGAGCTGGGCGCTGACGCCTCGCGCGGGGCCGGCGGGCCGCTGAAGGTCTCGATGCCGACCCTGAAGGACAGGCTCTCGGCCGCCCAGGTCGCGGCGGGTCGGGCGCTGGGCTGGAGGGTCAAGACCGACGTCAACGCCCCAGACGACGCGGTGTCGATCGGCTATGCGCCGCGCACCATCCACAAGGGCAAGCGCCAGAGCGCGGCCACCGCCTTCATCCATCCGATCGAGAAGCGCGCGAACCTGGCCATCCTGACCGAGCGAACGGTCAATCGCGTGATCTTCGAGGGCCGGCGCGCGGTCGGAGTCGAGATCCTGCGCGACGGCGCGGTCGAGACGATCCGCGCGGGCCGCGAGGTGATCGTCTGCGGCGGCGCCATGGCCAGCCCGGCCATCCTGGAGCGCTCCGGGATCGGCGACGCCCAGCGGCTGGCGGCCCTGGGCGTCCCGGTCGTCCACGACAATCCCGAGGTCGGCGAAGGCCTGATCGAGCACCGTGGCGTCATCATGCAGTGGAAGCTGAATCAGCAGGTCTCGCAGAACCGCGAGTTCTCCGGCTGGCGGCTGCTGCGGGCCACGGCGCGCTACTACCTGACCGGCGACGGGCCGATGTCCTCGGCGGCCTACGAGCTGGGCGGCTGGTTCAAGACCCGGCCCGGCCTGAACCGCCCCGACGCCCAGATGCTGATCGCGCCCTACAGCTTCGACTTCGCCAAGCAGCGGACCGCGCTGGAGCCGTTCCCGGGCATGAACGCGGTGGTCTATCCGCTGCGCCCGACCTCACGCGGCAGCATCCATATCGAGACCCGCGACCCGGACGCGGCGGCGACCTTCACGCCCAATTACCGGGCCACCGAGGCCGACCGCCAGTCGATGGTCGGGGCGATCCGGGTGATGCGCGACTACGCCGCCCAGTCGCCCCTGGCCGAACTGATCGCCGAGGAGACCATGCCAGGCCCGGCCGTCCGGACGGACGCCGAGATCCTGGACGCCTATGACCGCTTCGGCACCTGCGGCTATCACGCCGTGGGCAGCTGCCGGATGGGTTCGGACCCGCGCTCGGTGGTCGATCCCAAGCTGCGGGTGCGGGGCGTCACGGGGCTGCGGGTGATGGACACCTCGATCATGCCGGCCATCCCCGCCGGCAACACCAATGGTCCGACCATGGCCATGGCCTGGCGCGCCGCCGACCTGATCCTGGCCGACGCCAAGGCCGAGGTCACCGGATGAGCTTCGATCACCACCAACTGAAGGACGCCCTGCTGGGCCGCCTGTCGTCGGTCGGCGCCAACGAGGCCTGGCGCGAGCTGCACGCGGCCGGGGTCACCAGCCTGCGGATCCCCGAGGCGCGAGGCGGGCTTGGCCTGACCTTCGCCGACGCCGAGCCCGTGCTGGAGGCCCTGGGCGAGCTGTGCCTGCCGACGCCGTTCCTGGAGACGGGGATCATCGCCGCCGGTCTGCTGGCGCGGTCGCCGACGCCGGAGGGCGACGTCCTGCTTGAGGAGATGGCGCGAGCCGGCGCGGTCGTCGCCGTCGCCGGACTGGAGAGCGCCGACCACGTCTCGGCCCTGCCCGAAGGCGATGGCTGGCGGCTGCGGGGCGAGGCCAAGGTGGTGGTCGACGCCCTGGCGGCGCGGACCCGGCTGGTCGCCGCCGACGCCGGGGTCTTCCTCGTCGATCAGGGCGCGGTGGGGCTGTCGATGCGGCCCGTGGCGACGATCGATGGCCGCATGGCCGCCGACGTCACCTTCGCCGGCGTCGAGGCAGGCTCGCCGATCGCGCCGGCCTTTGATCTCGCCCTCGCGCGGGACGAGGCCGTCGCGGCGATCTGCGTCGAGGCCGCCGGCCTGATGCGCCGGCTGGTGCGCGACACGGTCGGCTACGCCAAGCAACGGCGACAGTTCGACCAGCCGCTGGGCGCGTTCCAGGTGGTGCAGCACCGGCTGGTCGACATGAACATCCAGGCCCGCCGCGCCAGCGCCATCGCCCGGCGGGCGGTGATGGCCATCGACGGCGGTCTGGCTTCGCGCGCTCGCATGGTCAGCGCCGCCAAGGTCACTATCTGCCGCGCCGGCCGCTTCGTCGGCCAGAGCGCCGTGCAGCTGCACGGCGGCATGGGCATGACCGAGGAGTTGCCGATCGGGCGCTGCTTCAAGCGGCTGACCGTGATCGAGGGCCAGCTGGGCGGCGCCGACCATCATTTGACGAGGTTCTCGGTGACTGGCGCGGCGGCCTGACGGGCCGCCGCGCGTCTTTTCCCGCTAGAGCCCCAGTTCGGCCTTCGCCAGGATACCGCGCTGGATCTCGTTGGCGCCGGCATAGATCGTTCCTGCCCGTTCGTTCAGATAGCGCAGAGGCGCGATGGCCCGCCAAGGTTCGCCGCTGCTGTAATCGTCCAGCGGCAGGGGATGGCCGATCACCGGACCGCCCGGAACCGACACCCCCGGCTGCCAGGCGCGGGCCAGGGGACCGGCGGCCTCCAGCGCCAGCTCCGTCACCCGCTGCTGCAGCTCGGTGCCCAGGATCTTCATCATCGAGGCGTCGGTTCCGATCGCCTTGTCGGCCGAGAGCGCCGACAGGATCTCGGCCTCCAGGGCGTCCAGCACCTCAACCTCGATCTCGGTCTCGGCAACACGGGCGGCCAGCAGGGGATTGGCCGCCAGCTCGTCGCCCGCCTGCCGGCGCAGGGCGTCCAGCTTGACCCGCAGCTCGGGCGCGTAGGCGCTGCCGCCGCGCTCGTATTCCAGCAGATATTTGGCGACCGTCCAGCCCTGGTCCAGCCCGCCGACGACATTGGCGACCGGCACGCGGACCTCGTCGAAGAACACCTGGTTCTGGATCGCCTCGCCCGAGGACATGACGATCGGACGCACGGTGACGCCGGGGCTCTTCATGTCGATCAGCAGGAAGGTGATGCCCTGCTGCTTGCGGCCGCTGGCGTCGGTGCGGACCAGGCAGAACATCCAGTTGGCGACATTGGCGTGGGTGGTCCAGATCTTGGTCCCGGTGCAGATCAGGTCGTCGCCGTCGCGCTCGGCCCGCATGGCCAGGGCCGCCAAGTCCGAGCCGGCCTGGGGCTCGGAATAGCCTTGGCACCACAGGTGCTCGCCGCTCAGCATCCTGGGGAGGAAGAAGGCCTTCTGGGCCGGGTCGCCGAACGCTATGATCGCCGGGCCGACCATGTTGATGCCCAGCGGCGAGGTCGGGGCGCCGGCCAGCAGCCGCTCGCGCTGGAAGATGTAGCGCTGCACGGCGGTCCAGCCGCAGCCGCCGTACTCGACCGGCCAGGACGGCGCGGCCCAGCCTTGCGCGTGCAGCAGGGCCTGCCATTCCAGCTGGGCCTCGTGGTCGCAATAGACGCTGGTCATCAGCGTCCCGGCGCGCCGCAGCGAGGGCGTCAGGGCGCGGTCGAGGAAGGCCCTGACCTCGTCCCGGAAGGCCGCGTCGCGCGGCGACAGGGCCAGGGTCATTCGGCGGCCACCTTGGTCGCGGGCGTCTTGGGGATGTAGATCGCCTTGGGGCGCGTGAATTCCAGCAGGCCCGGCAGGCCGTTCTCCTGGCCGAAGCCCGACTGCTTGGCCCCGGCCAGCGGGGTGAATGGCGTCGACTGGAGGTTCTGGTTGATCCACACCGTGCCGGTGTCCAAGCGATGGGCGATGGCGACAGCCTGTTCGACATCGGCCGACCACACCGCGCCGGCCAGGCCGTATTCAGTGTCGTTGGCGCGGCGGACCACGTCGTCGATGTCGCTGAACTTCAAGAGCGGCAACACCGGGCCGAAGGCTTCCTCGGTCACCACGCGGGCGTCGTCCGGCGGATTGTCGACCAGGGTCAGGGGCACGAAGTAGCCGCGCTCGGGCACCTGGCCGCCCTCCAGCAGGGTCAGGCCCTGCCGGCGAGCCTCGTCGATCAGGCCCAGCACGCGGCGATACTGCGGCTCGTTCTGCACCGGGCCGTAGCGGACGCCCTGCTGGGTCCCGTCGCCCACCGGCAGGTCCTTGGCCAGCTGGTGCAGGCGGTCGCGCAGGCGATCGTAGATGTCCTCGTGGATGAACAGCCGCTTGGTCGCCACGCAGACCTGGGCGGTGTTGTGGAAGGCGCCTTCGAACAGCTGGGCCGCCACGGCGTCGACATCGACGTCGGGCAGGACGATGGCCGCGTCGTTGCCGCCCAGCTCCAGGGTGATGCGTTTGAGGTCGCGGGCGGCGCTCTCCATCACCCGGCGGCCGGTGGCGGTCGAGCCGGTGAACGAGATCTTGGCGAAGCCCTTGTGAGCGGTCATCAGCGGGCCCAGTTCGTCGCCGCCGTTGATGACGTTCAGCACGCCGGGCGGAAAGACGCCCCGCAGCAGCTCGCCGATCCGCAGGGTGGTCAGGGGCGTAAACGGCGAGGGCTTCACCACGATGGTGTTGCCGGCCATCAGGGCCGGGCCGATCTTCCAGATCGCCAGCAGCACCGGGAAGTTCCACGGCACGATGGCGCAGACCACGCCTAGAGGCACGTGATGCACCTCGATGCGGCGCGTGGCGGTGTCCTCGGTGACGTCGACCGGGATGTCCAGCATGGTCCCGGCCTTCAGCCACATGGCCGCGCCCTTGATCTCGGCCGTCGCGCCGGGGAGGGGACGACCT
Encoded proteins:
- a CDS encoding NAD(P)/FAD-dependent oxidoreductase, whose translation is MQRYDVVIVGGGHAGGQAAIALRQGGYAGSIALLSAEPEAPYERPPLSKDYLAGDKTFDRLLLRAEAFWSEREIALLLERTVVAVDPEAHTVTLADGEALAYGKLVWAAGGTPRRLPCAGHDLQGVHTVRTRADVDRMIAELPDVERVVVIGGGYIGLEAAAVLTKLGKPVVLLEALDRVLARVAGEPLSRFYEAEHRAHGVDLRLGARVDCLEGEGGRVTGVRLAGGEVVAAQMVIVGIGIEPSVAPLLAAGAEGGNGVAVDGLCRTSLADVFAIGDCALHANRYADGAAIRLESVQNANDQASVAAAQIRGASPAPYDAVPWFWSNQYDLKLQTVGLSIGHDEAVVRGDPGARSFSVIYLRQGRVAALDCVNAVKDYVQGRKLVVDGARIAPADLADTAIPLKEMGALAL
- a CDS encoding TetR/AcrR family transcriptional regulator, giving the protein MARPSSPLISRSSAAEAALAVIDEVGLSSFSLARVATKMGVQAPSLYHHFADKAALLEEVARLLLLNLPGMEKTELPYEERIVMLCVSARRSLLRHPNAALLMLQFFPRHLLLSAYNEAAASDPYPPEFHMAVIEGTEKLTFGSALFAAAAQARGIPPMPEADREKLPRLARALDANPFEDEEALFVETVRIFFTGVAERHRRGSLGQPVSDSVQFEGA
- a CDS encoding cytochrome P450, producing MNAPTTIAANQPAHVPDHLVFDFDIYGDPRIGQDVQGDYARTLADAPDLFWTNRNGGHWIAKGFDAITAVVTDPEHFSVREMQIPRVENPPFFIPLSLDPPENLPYRRAMMPMFGPVAVKALEPRIRELAGQIVDRVVAEGGCDFQVQVSKIFPVTVFMELMGMDLSRLQEFRRLAEGFFEVQNDAAELGRLSAEILGTLKALIDEKRANPDDKLMSHFITVDIDGRTMSEDEILAMSFVLFLGGMDTVTNVTGFAFQQLAQMPDVQARLVADPSLAQAFADEAVRLYGVVNTPRLVVKDRDIGEARLREGEMVLNVLCVGSRDPRKFDAPNAFDLDRKRVAHLTFSSGPHLCVGHVLGRAEIKILAEEWTRRIPAFEPTPGERHAFRMGTVMALESLPLRWPAA
- a CDS encoding aromatic ring-hydroxylating oxygenase subunit alpha, with translation MDIVAERKPAERKVTTLAALTENQQAAIRLIPAEVDAVVEPLEATRPNAIFTGRERFDAEQARIFRRYPAPVTVSALLPEPGMVMAHDGYGVPLLISRTKSGEIKAFLNACQHKGSKLLEDCEVHKRGRVTCPYHAWTYGIDGKLIGVARNEAFLNLDKSERGLVELPAREWGGIVYVQLDRTREADWSQLHDQIAADFTALGIPDAFVYGRKTFELKANWKVILEPFLEGYHVQRLHAASIGDLFQDAPNIVDLFGPNIRQVSGRIGYVPAMLDEDPGQNIHKLVTHAYTAFPNCVVVTSQYYTSVMILMPRDTGRTTVEYFMLTPGAPTTDKAREVFERSYELILSVFGGEDFRAAEISQVGLEAGVPETTVYCGLESNIVRYYEALEALL
- a CDS encoding class I adenylate-forming enzyme family protein, translated to MAQTLSGALAWWARMRPDQPAVVLGGETLTYAAYKAWSDRIAALLIADGLEPGDRVAICSLNSLAYCALIMGIIRAGGVVSPVNFRYTVREIGELCEDTEPRFAFAAPEFADKMQVAGPPVRAMAEIEALRDGEAVQVERDVDPDARVVIIATSGSTAKPKGVVFTNRSMTAYAANWATEETSTAPGSRIISLAPLNTSAGFVQLMHYIAQGCSIFMVPQFVAADTLKLIQAQKITCFAAVPVFFEAIAALPEFDDADLSSIRLATVGGARVSRALLERYKAKGVILRQIYGQTEVGGNATIMPAHLALSEPDKCGWGGLFIDLRVVRPDGSDCAPGEPGEILMRSPGMMKEYWRNPEATAQAIRDGWLHSGDIGMLDERGLLTFVDRLKDLIISGGLNISAAEVERVVCEFHGVVEALVIAAPDPKFGETPMVVYHGPVEIDVEALIAHCNENLSNYKVPRYVAYSAEPLPRLATGKLSKPAVREAYAGAHKTLARVR